In Nocardioides sp., the following proteins share a genomic window:
- a CDS encoding TIGR03936 family radical SAM-associated protein: MSREQPPQQAPPVQRLRIRYAKRGRLRFTSHRDFSRAFERAVFRARLPMAYSSGFNPHPRISYAGASPTGAASEAEYLEIGLREVIDPVVALAALADSLPDGLDVLEIVETPTENRTSLTERLTGSRWRIEASGAGEPAAAAVATFLATDEHPVQRMTKKGLRTFDARAAVIALVVATSDEGRLVLDLVLRHGEPSVRPDDVVRALVEAGAVLDGPLFSRLAQGVLDDSTGEIGDPFA, encoded by the coding sequence GTGTCTCGCGAGCAACCACCCCAGCAGGCACCGCCGGTACAGCGGCTTCGGATCCGGTACGCCAAGCGCGGCCGACTCCGGTTCACCTCCCACCGTGACTTCTCCCGGGCTTTCGAGCGTGCGGTGTTTCGGGCTCGGTTGCCGATGGCGTACTCCTCGGGCTTCAACCCGCACCCGCGGATCTCGTACGCCGGTGCCTCACCGACCGGCGCGGCCAGCGAGGCCGAATACCTCGAGATCGGCCTGCGTGAGGTGATCGACCCCGTGGTCGCACTGGCTGCGTTGGCCGACTCGTTGCCCGACGGGCTCGACGTGCTGGAGATCGTGGAGACCCCGACGGAGAACCGCACCTCGTTGACCGAGCGGCTGACGGGCAGTCGGTGGCGGATCGAGGCATCGGGTGCCGGTGAGCCGGCCGCCGCGGCGGTGGCGACCTTCCTGGCGACCGACGAGCACCCGGTTCAGCGGATGACCAAGAAGGGTTTGCGTACCTTCGATGCCCGCGCTGCTGTGATCGCGCTGGTCGTCGCGACCAGCGATGAAGGCCGGCTCGTGCTGGATCTGGTGCTCAGGCACGGTGAGCCCTCGGTGCGTCCCGATGATGTCGTACGCGCCCTAGTCGAGGCCGGTGCGGTGTTGGACGGCCCACTGTTCAGCCGGCTCGCCCAGGGAGTCCTCGACGATTCCACGGGTGAGATCGGCGATCCGTTCGCGTGA
- a CDS encoding winged helix DNA-binding domain-containing protein, whose product MNFVRTVSDAERRARLGLRHALAPGARLGSAEEVTDALVVLHSTEPPTVHLSAAARLRDPSLDEVERALYRDRTLVKQLAMRRTLFVFARELLPAAWGSVSARVAQQEAARLAKEIVRHGVAEDGEAWVATACAAVLARLRGGDEMSATALREELPEIEGRTQADPTRRWAVAQSFAPRVLTLLGARGQVVRGHNAGHWRISKPLWTATSTWLGDVPSPWTREAGYAELVRRWLARFGPGTEADLVWWLGATKAAVRQALIDVEAVGVGLEDGSAAWLLPDDLDEVSAPEEWVALLPTLDPTTMGWRGRDFYLDPRLTPFLFDTNGNAGTTIWVDGHIVGAWVQDERARVVPVVHAGVTARQRALIEAESERLTGVLDGEEVRSVYKSALMKGEPLP is encoded by the coding sequence GTGAACTTCGTGCGTACGGTCAGCGACGCCGAACGTCGAGCGCGACTCGGTCTCAGGCACGCGCTCGCCCCCGGGGCGCGGCTGGGTTCGGCCGAGGAGGTCACCGATGCTCTGGTCGTGTTGCATTCGACCGAACCGCCGACGGTGCACCTGTCCGCCGCCGCGCGGTTGCGCGATCCTTCGCTGGACGAGGTCGAGCGCGCCCTCTATCGAGACCGGACGCTGGTCAAACAACTGGCGATGCGGCGCACGCTCTTCGTCTTTGCCCGCGAGTTGCTGCCCGCGGCCTGGGGGAGTGTTTCTGCGCGAGTGGCGCAGCAGGAAGCGGCCCGGCTTGCCAAGGAGATCGTCCGACATGGCGTCGCCGAGGACGGTGAGGCGTGGGTAGCGACGGCATGCGCTGCTGTGCTCGCGCGGTTGCGAGGCGGCGACGAGATGTCCGCGACCGCGCTGCGCGAGGAGTTGCCGGAGATCGAGGGGCGCACCCAGGCAGACCCGACCCGACGCTGGGCGGTGGCGCAATCGTTCGCGCCACGCGTCCTCACGCTGCTAGGTGCGCGCGGGCAGGTCGTACGCGGGCACAACGCCGGGCATTGGCGCATCTCCAAACCGCTGTGGACGGCGACGTCGACGTGGTTGGGAGACGTGCCTTCTCCCTGGACCCGCGAGGCGGGGTACGCCGAGTTGGTGCGCCGGTGGCTGGCCCGTTTCGGTCCCGGCACCGAGGCCGACCTGGTCTGGTGGCTGGGCGCCACCAAGGCAGCCGTACGACAGGCGCTCATCGACGTGGAGGCGGTCGGCGTCGGCCTGGAGGACGGCAGTGCGGCCTGGTTGCTGCCGGACGATCTGGACGAGGTCTCGGCTCCGGAGGAATGGGTCGCCCTGCTGCCCACCCTCGACCCGACCACCATGGGATGGCGGGGCCGCGACTTCTACCTGGATCCGAGGTTGACGCCGTTCCTGTTCGACACCAACGGCAACGCTGGGACCACGATCTGGGTGGACGGCCACATCGTGGGTGCGTGGGTGCAAGACGAGCGAGCGCGGGTCGTGCCGGTCGTGCACGCGGGAGTGACGGCACGACAACGAGCCTTGATCGAGGCCGAGTCGGAGCGACTGACCGGGGTCCTGGACGGTGAAGAGGTCCGCAGTGTCTACAAGTCGGCTCTGATGAAGGGTGAGCCGCTCCCGTGA
- a CDS encoding glycosyltransferase family 2 protein, giving the protein MPHPSPTPRVLVIVPAWNEQGSIADTLAEIKATNPEVDVLVVDDGSGDATVLRARETGALVCELPFNLGVGGAMRTGYRYALRHDYDVAVQIDADGQHDPRFLPGLVAALDHCDVAIGARFAHADDPYRVRGPRRWAMVLLARVLSLVTRARLTDTTSGFRAGNRRAIAIFAAHYPAEYLGDTVESLVIASRMGCKVVQIPVDMRPRRTGRASTSPARAALYLMRAVVALGLALVRKWPAAFDEGATHSVITQGQQEAAS; this is encoded by the coding sequence ATGCCCCACCCGAGCCCGACTCCGCGCGTTCTGGTGATCGTCCCGGCATGGAACGAACAGGGCTCGATCGCCGACACCTTGGCCGAGATCAAGGCGACCAACCCCGAGGTCGACGTGCTCGTGGTCGATGACGGATCCGGCGACGCCACCGTGTTGCGCGCTCGTGAGACCGGAGCCCTGGTGTGCGAGTTGCCGTTCAACCTCGGCGTGGGGGGCGCCATGCGGACGGGTTATCGCTACGCGCTGCGCCACGACTACGACGTGGCCGTCCAGATCGACGCCGACGGCCAGCACGATCCTCGGTTCCTCCCCGGACTCGTGGCAGCGCTCGACCACTGCGACGTGGCGATCGGAGCAAGGTTCGCCCACGCCGACGACCCTTATCGGGTCCGCGGCCCGCGCCGTTGGGCGATGGTGCTGCTCGCGCGGGTGCTCTCCCTCGTAACGCGGGCTCGATTGACCGACACCACGTCGGGCTTTCGTGCCGGCAACCGTCGCGCCATCGCCATCTTCGCAGCGCACTACCCGGCCGAATACCTCGGCGACACCGTCGAATCGCTGGTCATCGCCAGCAGGATGGGCTGCAAGGTCGTGCAGATCCCGGTGGACATGCGCCCTCGCCGAACCGGTCGGGCCAGCACGTCCCCGGCCCGCGCCGCCCTCTATCTGATGCGCGCCGTCGTCGCGCTCGGCCTGGCGCTCGTACGCAAATGGCCGGCCGCCTTCGACGAGGGCGCCACCCACTCGGTCATCACCCAGGGGCAGCAGGAGGCCGCCTCATGA